One Osmerus eperlanus chromosome 16, fOsmEpe2.1, whole genome shotgun sequence DNA segment encodes these proteins:
- the trim110 gene encoding E3 ubiquitin/ISG15 ligase TRIM25, translating into MASLEEELTCSVCRDVFHQAPPLPCGHTFCPACIREAWGQGSAGPKGRFNCPQCQEDQGVVACDCCPPVAEGEEVPVAMKTCLRCEVSLCAEHLQPHLERPAFSTHPLVEPLGDLSHRRCPTHEEVFRYYCADERVYVCADCILEGGHAQHRVKGLKKVEEDLKVILQSLLQKAEEKLREGEQILQEHQNTDRTMTDMSAADDAHVERLGNALQGQVERLVQALRVSTKAERQQAMERIQEDCSRVRGDLSQTQGIQHYLGSLLEETDPFLLIWAFQSDDSKLLADLNCPLYTPDPLSLDRKYILEDIESKYKEFITETLRCLSELKRELLTSPLTLDTNSAHPLLSISGDLCSAMRVKTRLPCAAHAERFDHWAQVLTVQTFSSGTHYWEVEAEGFWDISITYRSIGRKGKEGNAFGNNKMSWSLTQQHDKKLAVWHNRRKIRLPTQMSGNRVGVALDYGAGTITFSEVGPSSVLSHLHTFSTSFTQPVCMGFGLYKAELNSRISIAKV; encoded by the exons ATGGcatccctggaggaggagctgacctGCTCCGTGTGCCGTGATGTCTTCCAccaggcccctccccttccctgtggGCACACCTTCTGCCCCGCATGCATCCGGGAGGCCTGGGGGCAAGGCAGCGCAGGGCCAAAGGGGCGCTTCAACTGCCCCCAATGTCAGGAAGATCAGGGGGTGGTGGCGTGTGACTGCTGCCCTCCAGtagcggagggagaggaggtaccGGTGGCAATGAAAACATGTTTACGCTGCGAGGTGTCTCTGTGTGCCGAGCACCTGCAGCCTCACCTGGAGCGTCCCGCCTTCAGCACACACCCGCTGGTGGAGCCACTAGGGGACCTGTCACATCGCAGGTGCCCCACACACGAGGAGGTTTTTCGCTACTATTGCGCTGACGAgagagtgtacgtgtgtgcggaCTGCATACTGGAGGGAGGCCATGCACAGCATCGAGTGAAAGGGCtgaagaaggtggaggaggacctgaag GTCATCCTCCAGAGCCTTCTCCAGAAAGCAGAGGAGAAGCTAAGGGAAGGTGAACAGATCCTCCAAGAACACCAGAACACTGACCGCACCATGACG GACATGTCGGCAGCGGACGACGCCCATGTGGAGCGTCTAGGTAATGCCCTGCAGGGGCAGGTGGAGAGGCTGGTGCAGGCTCTGAGGGTCAGCACCAAGGCGGAGAGGCAGCAGGCCATGGAGCGTATCCAGGAGGACTGctccagggtgaggggagaCCTGAGCCAGACACAGGGCATCCAGCACTACCTGGGCTCCCTGCTGGAAGAGACAGACCCCTTCCTACTCATCTGG GCTTTTCAGTCTGATGACTCAAA GCTGCTAGCGGACCTGAACTGCCCACTGTACACCCCAGACCCTCTCAGCTTAGACAGGAAATACATCCTGGAGGACATCGAGAGCAAGTACAAAGAGTTCATTACTGAAACATTACGCTGTCTCAGTGAACTCAAGAGAGAGCTCT TGACCAGTCCCTTGACCCTGGACACTAACTCTGCCCATCCCCTCCTGAGTATTTCTGGTGACCTGTGCTCAGCCATGAGGGTCAAGACCCGCCTTCCGTGTGCTGCTCATGCTGAGCGCTTCGACCACTGGGCCCAAGTCCTGACTGtccagaccttctcctcaggaaCACACTACTGGGAAGTGGAGGCTGAAGGCTTCTGGGATATTTCCATCACCTACAGAAGTATTGGGCGGAAAGGCAAGGAGGGCAATGCCTTCGGCAACAATAAG ATGTCGTGGAGCTTAACACAGCAGCATGACAAAAAGCTGGCTGTCTGGCACAACCGCAGAAAGATCCGCCTCCCCACTCAGATGTCAGGCAACCGGGTGGGTGTGGCCCTCGACTACGGGGCGGGCACTATCACCTTCTCTGAGGTGGGCCCCTCCTCTGTTCTCAGCCATCTGCACACCTTCAGCACCTCCTTCACCCAGCCCGTGTGCATGGGCTTTGGCTTATACAAAGCTGAGCTCAACAGCAGGATCTCCATAGCGAAGGTGTAA
- the sall2 gene encoding homeotic protein spalt-major, whose product MSRRKQKRPQQLMSPMLGASSILEHDEQFTLKSIYFPPTTDSSSPSSSPPQSYQTPLAPDPTFGGLQKPSLPTEGPSLSCSPSQPNPCLGSLTDLQNILSSAFPNPPLSSQTQPPTVLCLPDTTSTPSPSQTLTSRTLMASPKLGVSATTTTSSSSSSSSASLCPPPHPGSPSPVPEGPPSPVTPSPSPGVTSSASAPPPRAHLSIALILEELRVLQQRQIHQMQMTEEICRQVLRLGGASCGLDTPQLLLPPLPQLCLEGSDRDPSPPQATTMPSQPPTSVAPLLACFSSLLPPQSMSKPSKPSHPLSHILRPHKPHLEGAGGASGANAYPGTSVRPSATSSSSSASSAISSMASSNYPLALSLALPTRYLHEKSPNTTSASGHSGLSFLTPPMSTTATLASPFQEALQSASGGGTSTGSSASSSSGRLQHACRFCGKMFSSDSSLQIHLRSHTGERPYQCPVCLSRFTTRGNLKVHFLRHREQNPELSLSLLPPSLFGSAIGAVGVMGGSDQGQSFGTGSSSSSNLSAAQRRRKRRAEDEPYGDGMEVGGGVGGFPMGASTGGAPPSSLPLPPSMDLALISTAHSILQLNRAAAAAAAAASMSSSSSHTPSSSSSSSSSLASSLLAAPSSSAASSAMAGFFKGAKQQRFDENTPPHTPMLPPSSYSQLAHLPKLLFPSASSSSSHHHPQHHPGLGLLRPPPPSSHHLSSTAHSQLSFPFSHYPKIQGALSTSTTSPSSSTSISTSDTSKLQRLVEKLEKEPCSSHPWASSSSTTSSIEALAGSLATSSSAGLFSSGLMSASTSSTYVMASPPSSTHASTSISNFTREMVAALGMSANGASALAGAMLPSLGIMGAAGALAPNQCGVCLRVLSCPRALRLHQATHLGERPFPCKLCGRSFSTKASLRSHLATHRARPPNARAQNSCPLCQRKFTNALVLQHHIRMHLGGQLPPEGTEESLSEQLGEPDASQHQRQSQPQLQPPDTASSGTSPPAVGGQSKSPARSQFPASVGGTVPISASVISLECTGNPSRSHSSSPDLIPPSDLSPDPSLNPASHTPPTGSVDPPVLCVSAPSPCLPQVDEGSPVTEEKLVESQDSLDAYSTPVGKAIPTSPTLPKPICMSSLGISESSMDDNTPSMDVFLPGPRSNLEDLLSTPTHGAPVAHPCPTLVPTPTAPTMSPEPFKAQLTPGPDTEQPSRSQTSQQEEEERAEVPPSSTPKYDHAPVLEVEPRLPSMSDTIDTSAAEITSVPQNAATFIRETRQGLHFSFHGKEDRMDSGPATERLETTVPISMAPTLPPPMSRPEKKTYSCAECGKEYASRSGLKGHMKHHSGVVKTTRPPARSSRAAAERLPATTPSTSSHAPATRSSVGFWNQYQAFLNTSNEPTDQPAQGPTSLSQGEEVEKPRLDESPVRSQIDPSNERGSVENREVSAEETTLKSM is encoded by the exons ATGTCTCGTCGGAAACAGAAACGACCCCAGCAGCTTATGAGCCCGATGCTTGGTGCCTCTTCGATACTTGAGCATG ATGAACAGTTTACATTAAAGTCAATTTACTTTCCTCCAACCACGGACTCCTcttctccatcatcctctcctcctcagagctaCCAAACTCCCCTGGCTCCCGATCCCACCTTTGGGGGGCTTCAGAAGCCCTCTCTACCCACTGaggggccctctctctcctgttctccaagTCAGCCCAACCCCTGCCTTGGGTCCCTCACAGACCTTCAAAATATCCTCTCCTCAGCCTTCCCTAACCCGCCCTTGTCCTCCCAGACTCAGCCCCCCACGGTTCTGTGCCTCCCAGACACCACTTCCACACCTTCCCCCAGTCAGACTCTGACCTCTCGCACCCTCATGGCCTCTCCCAAGTTGGGGGTGtcagccaccaccaccacttcttcctcctcctcctcatcctcagccTCCCTATGTCCTCCGCCTCACCCCGGCAGCCCCAGCCCTGTTCCCGAGGGCCCCCCCAGCCCTGtaacaccctcccccagcccaggTGTCACCTCGTCCgcctctgcccccccaccccgggcCCACCTGAGCATTGCCCTGATCCTGGAGGAGCTTAGGGTGCTGCAGCAGAGGCAGATCCATCAGATGCAGATGACAGAGGAGATATGCAGACAGGTCCTTAGGCTGGGTGGGGCCTCCTGTGGCCTGGACactccccagctcctcctcccccctctgccacAACTATGTCTGGAGGGCAGCGACAGGGACCCCAGCCCGCCCCAAGCCACCACCATGCCTTCCCAGCCCCCTACCTCTGTAGCCCCGCTCCTggcctgcttctcctccctgctccccccacaGTCGATGTCAAAGCCCTCGAAGCCCAGCCACCCCCTTTCTCACATCCTGCGCCCGCATAAGCCCcacctggagggggctggaggggcatcAGGGGCTAATGCGTACCCAGGCACCAGTGTCCGTCCTTCAGCCACTTCCTCgtcctcttctgcctcctctGCCATCTCCTCCATGGCCTCCTCCAACTACCCTCTGGCCCTCTCTCTGGCCCTACCCACTCGATACCTCCATGAGAAATCCCCCAACACCACCTCAGCAAGTGGACACAGTGGTCTGTCCTTCCTCACCCCACCCATGTCCACCACCGCCACTCTGGCCTCTCCCTTCCAGGAGGCTCTCCAGTCGGCCTCAGGGGGAGGGACATCCACCGGATCGtccgcctccagctcctccgGACGCCTGCAGCACGCCTGCAGGTTTTGCGGGAAAATGTTCAGCAGCGACTCGTCCCTGCAGATCCACCTGCGCTCTCACACAGGGGAGAGGCCCTACCAGTGCCCCGTGTGTCTGAGCCGCTTCACCACCCGAGGCAACCTCAAGGTTCACTTCCTCCGGCACCGGGAACAGAAccctgagctctctctctccctcctgcccccttctCTGTTTGGGTCAGCTATAGGAGCTGTTGGGGTCATGGGTGGGTCTGACCAGGGACAAAGCTTTGGTACCGGTAGCAGTAGCAGCTCTAATCTTAGTGCCGCACAGCGGCGCCGGAAACGCAGAGCCGAAGACGAGCCTTACGGAGACGGGATGGAGGTCGGCGGGGGGGTAGGGGGCTTCCCCATGGGGGCGTCGACTGGAGGAGCCCCGCCCTCCTCACTGCCCTTGCCCCCCAGCATGGACCTGGCCCTCATATCCACCGCCCACTCCATCCTGCAGCTAAACCGCGCCGCAGCGGCTGCTGCTGCAGCGGCCTCCATGTCCTCTTCTTCgtctcacactccctcctcctcctcctcctcctcatcctccctggcATCCTCCCTCCTCGCTGCCCCCTCTTCCTCCGCCGCCTCCTCGGCCATGGCCGGCTTCTTCAAGGGGGCGAAGCAGCAGCGCTTTGATGAgaacacccctccacacacacctatgcttccgccctcctcctactctcagCTGGCCCATCTCCCCaagctcctcttcccctccgcctcctcctcctcctcccaccaccaccctcaacaCCACCCTGGCCTgggcctcctccgccctccaccCCCGagctctcaccacctctcctctactGCCCACTCCcagctctccttccccttctcccactACCCCAAAATCCAAGGTGCCctttccacctccaccacctccccttcctcctccacttccatcTCGACTTCAGACACCTCCAAACTGCAGAGGCTGGTCgagaagctggagaaggagcCCTGTAGCTCTCACCCCTGggcgtcctcctcttccaccactTCCTCAATAGAGGCCTTAGCCGGGAGCTTGGCCACTTCCTCCTCCGCGGGCTTGTTCAGCAGTGGCCTCATGAGTGCCAGCACCTCAAGCACCTATGTGATGgcttcccccccatcctccacccacgcctccacctccatctccaacTTCACCAGGGAGATGGTCGCAGCACTGGGGATGAGTGCTAACGGGGCGAGTGCTTTGGCCGGAGCCATGCTCCCCTCCCTGGGAATCATGGGTGCAGCAGGCGCCCTGGCACCCAACCAGTGCGgagtgtgcctgcgtgtgctgAGTTGCCCCAGAGCGCTGCGTCTTCACCAGGCTACCCACCTGGGGGAGCGCCCCTTCCCCTGCAAGTTGTGTGGACGCTCCTTCTCCACCAAGGCCAGCCTACGCTCGCACCTGGCCACCCACCGTGCCCGCCCGCCCAATGCCCGTGCCCAGAACTCTTGCCCACTGTGCCAGCGCAAATTCACCAACGCCCTCGTGCTGCAGCACCACATCCGCATGCATCTGGGAGGGCAGCTGCCACCGGAGGGCACAGAAGAGTCTCTGTCTGAGCAGCTAGGAGAGCCTGATGCCTCCCAGCACCAGCGCCaatcccagccccagctccagccccctgACACCGCCTCCTCTGGGACCTCTCCGCCAGCCGTTGGCGGCCAATCAAAGAGCCCAGCCCGTAGCCAGTTCCCAGCATCCGTTGGTGGTACTGTCCCTATCTCTGCCAGCGTCATATCATTAGAGTGCACTGGAAACCCAAGCAGGTCCCACTCCTCCAGCCCTGACCTGATCCCTCCTTCGGACCTaagccctgacccctccctgaaccctgcctcacacaccccGCCCACTGGAAGTGTGGATCCTCCAGTCCTGTGTGTCAGCGCCCCCTCCCCATGCCTTCCTCAGGTAGATGAAGGCTCACCAGTTACTGAAGAAAAACTGGTTGAAAGTCAAGATAGCCTCGATGCATACAGCACTCCAGTTGGTAAGGCAATTCCCACTTCCCCCACTTTACCCAAGCCCATATGCATGTCTAGCCTTGGGATATCCGAGAGTTCCATGGATGACAACACTCCATCCATGGATGTCTTCCTACCAGGACCCAGATCCAACCTGGAAGACCTGCTGAGCACGCCTACCCATGGTGCCCCTGTGGCACACCCCTGCCCTACCCTGGTCCCCACCCCCACTGCCCCTACCATGAGCCCTGAACCTTTCAAAGCCCAACTAACTCCTGGCCCTGACACTGAACAGCCTTCCAGATCCCAAACCTCCcaacaagaggaggaggagagggctgaaGTCCCTCCATCTTCAACACCAAAGTATGACCACGCCCCTGTGCTTGAGGTTGAGCCTAGGCTGCCGTCTATGTCTGACACAATTGACACAAGCGCTGCTGAAATTACATCTGTTCCCCAGAATGCTGCCACCTTCATAAGGGAGACCAGACAAGGGCTCCATTTTAGTTTCCATGGAAAGGAAGACAGGATGGATTCTGGGCCAGCCACTGAACGACTGGAAACTACAGTTCCCATCAGTATGgcccccactctgccccctccaATGTCTCGACCTGAAAAGAAGACCTACAGCTGTGCAGAATGTGGTAAAGAATACGCCAGCCGCAGTGGACTGAAG GGACATATGAAGCATCACAGTGGGGTTGTCAAGACAACACGCCCCCCTGCACGAAGCAGTCGTGCAGCCGCTGAACGACTTCCTGCGACCACACCCTCTACTTCCTCTCATGCCCCTGCCACCAGAAGTTCTGTGGGCTTCTGGAACCAGTACCAAGCTTTCCTTAACACCAGCAATGAACCAACAGACCAGCCGGCCCAGGGCCCAACCAGTTTAAGccaaggagaggaggtagaaaaGCCCCGATTGGATGAATCACCTGTCAGATCTCAGATAGATCCATCCAATGAGAGGGGCTCAGTGGAAAATAGGGAGGTATCCGCGGAAGAGACGACTCTTAAGTCAATGTGA